In Nymphalis io chromosome 13, ilAglIoxx1.1, whole genome shotgun sequence, one genomic interval encodes:
- the LOC126773070 gene encoding chymotrypsin-1-like: MTSVLMLLNLYLISFLAKPITSSDIQSRILYGETAKIEDYPFYAGLDNCGAAIISNTWILTAAHCVDNVHPTKNNYVWVGGETFANSIKVPYNKVIIHEEYQKVQGLPVNDIALIKLSKPLQFSKKVQAIKLPARPTSSSKVVFVGRGKDETGKLSKHLQKVDLVRLTTEECISLVPQQYHSYVRRNIKLFEKMNICAKRESDMPSICHGDSGSPLFSGNTLIGLASYIGKQCSQVRLGFYVNVASYMPWIKAATGL, from the exons ATGACTTCGGTTTTGATgttgttaaatttgtatttgatttCGTTTTTAGCGAAACCAATTACAT CGAGTGATATCCAATCACGTATCCTGTATGGAGAGACAGCGAAAATAGAAGACTACCCGTTCTACGCTGGGCTGGATAATTGCGGTGCCGCCATTATCTCCAATACGTGGATCTTGACCGCAGCTCATTGCGTCGATAATGTTCA TCCTACGAAAAATAATTACGTCTGGGTTGGTGGAGAAACTTTCGCAAACAGTATTAAAGTTCCATACAACAAAGTCATCATACACGAAGAATACCAAAAGGTGCAAGGATTGCCAGTAAACGATATCGCCTTGATCAAACTGTCCAAGCCTCTACAGTTCTCGAAAAAAGTCCAAGCAATCAAACTACCAGCAAGACCAACGTCTAGCTCTAAAGTTGTTTTCGTTGGTAGAGGGAAAGACGAG ACCGGAAAGTTATCGAAACATTTGCAGAAAGTCGATCTCGTTAGGTTGACTACTGAAGAGTGCATTAGTTTAGTGCCTCAACAGTACCACAGCTACGTTCGGCGGAATATAAAGTTGTTCGAGAAAATGAACATCTGTGCGAAGAGGGAATCGGATATGCCGAGCATTTGTCAC GGTGACTCTGGTAGTCCGTTATTCAGTGGCAATACCCTAATAGGTCTTGCTTCGTACATTGGAAAACAATGCTCTCAAGTTCGCTTGGGATTCTACGTGAATGTAGCATCTTATATGCCCTGGATCAAGGCAGCTACTGgtctttaa